One stretch of Eggerthella lenta DSM 2243 DNA includes these proteins:
- a CDS encoding molybdopterin-containing oxidoreductase family protein — protein MRKSADQALPSLSRRTFVAAAATTGAAAALGLSGCSPKADTEAGAGADAEGAAPDPYADAQVFYSTCPPECQHHNLKGYVVDGKLVKVESSELNDCAACARGISRSQMVNDPDRLTMPLLLDGEKGSGQFKEISWDEAFDLIEQKFKDAIATDGNKSICYVTGSGNFGAMHGPVANAFFGHLGGASTTVGSLCCAGTTAAIVPIYGKRFLDCRNQIENSTYVVVWGNNPAISKQGYFQRFEHVVENGGKLVVIDPIYTESAAKATDWLQPWPGTDAALGLAMLKVIVDERLYDEEFLLAHTCAPCLVDRATGEPVLKNADDPASFVVFDKKSGEVVPHDQSGIEAALTLDGTDAADAYQTEFELIVAEASAWDLAAAEEECGVPAADIERIAKEYAGAEHAMIVQNMGGFMRTENGTYATAVGAYLAAFCGQVGHVGDGVSDAGGMNEVATGNPLEVPKATEEVAAIPRFTFGEAVLNEDPVKVNVLWSMTGNPMTQWPNTGMVKKALEKIPFVVTVDQYLTSTALYSNLVLPCTGIFETEGVLANARSHWIQLMEKAVDGPGESKSDLEIFAELARRFGFGDAFDVPMKDLISNVLEPTGITYDELVEKKAVDVVGKDYIPYKDGVFFTASKKAEFWVGAWKKEGFNPICSYARSEEDARNGDELAAKYPLFSVQRKTYRSVHSTFNNLEWMDEVCDRKPVVLLNEADAEARGIADGDAVVVFNDRGEHRGVAEVNDRIKAGVVGLQNGWWEQQGGSSSYVTNDKWKTLGGTHCCNQTLVDVKKEA, from the coding sequence CGAGGGTGCGGCGCCGGACCCCTACGCCGACGCGCAGGTGTTCTATTCCACCTGCCCGCCCGAGTGCCAGCACCACAACCTGAAAGGCTACGTGGTGGACGGCAAGCTGGTGAAGGTGGAGTCGTCCGAGCTGAACGACTGCGCGGCCTGCGCGCGCGGCATCAGCCGCTCGCAGATGGTGAACGACCCCGACCGCCTGACCATGCCGCTTCTGCTGGACGGCGAGAAGGGCAGCGGCCAGTTCAAGGAGATCAGCTGGGACGAGGCGTTCGACCTCATCGAGCAGAAGTTCAAGGACGCCATCGCGACCGACGGCAACAAGTCCATCTGCTACGTCACCGGCTCCGGCAACTTCGGCGCCATGCACGGCCCGGTGGCCAACGCGTTCTTCGGGCACCTGGGCGGCGCGTCGACCACGGTGGGCTCGCTGTGCTGCGCGGGCACCACGGCGGCCATCGTGCCCATCTACGGCAAGCGCTTCCTCGACTGCCGCAACCAGATCGAGAACAGCACCTACGTCGTGGTGTGGGGCAACAACCCCGCCATCTCGAAGCAGGGCTACTTCCAGCGCTTCGAGCACGTGGTGGAGAACGGCGGCAAGCTCGTGGTGATCGACCCCATCTACACGGAGTCGGCCGCCAAGGCCACCGACTGGCTGCAGCCCTGGCCCGGCACCGACGCGGCGCTCGGCCTGGCCATGCTCAAGGTCATCGTGGACGAGCGGCTCTACGACGAGGAGTTCCTGCTCGCGCACACGTGCGCGCCGTGCCTCGTGGACCGCGCGACGGGCGAGCCCGTGCTGAAGAACGCCGACGACCCCGCGTCGTTCGTCGTGTTCGACAAGAAGAGCGGCGAGGTGGTGCCGCACGACCAGAGCGGCATCGAGGCGGCCCTCACGCTGGACGGCACCGACGCGGCCGACGCCTACCAAACCGAGTTCGAGCTGATCGTGGCCGAGGCGTCCGCGTGGGATCTCGCGGCGGCCGAGGAGGAGTGCGGCGTTCCCGCGGCGGACATCGAGCGCATCGCGAAGGAGTACGCGGGCGCCGAGCACGCGATGATCGTGCAGAACATGGGCGGCTTCATGCGCACCGAGAACGGCACGTACGCCACGGCCGTGGGTGCGTACCTGGCGGCGTTCTGCGGCCAGGTGGGGCACGTCGGCGACGGCGTGAGCGACGCGGGCGGCATGAACGAGGTGGCCACGGGCAACCCGCTCGAGGTGCCGAAGGCCACCGAGGAGGTGGCAGCCATCCCGCGCTTCACGTTCGGCGAGGCCGTCCTGAACGAGGATCCCGTGAAGGTGAACGTGCTGTGGTCGATGACGGGCAACCCCATGACGCAGTGGCCCAACACGGGCATGGTGAAGAAGGCGCTCGAGAAGATCCCGTTCGTGGTGACGGTGGACCAGTACCTCACGTCCACGGCGCTGTACTCAAACCTCGTGCTGCCGTGCACCGGCATCTTCGAGACCGAGGGCGTGCTGGCCAACGCGCGCAGCCACTGGATCCAGCTCATGGAGAAGGCGGTCGACGGCCCGGGCGAGTCGAAGAGCGACCTCGAGATCTTCGCCGAGCTGGCCCGCCGCTTCGGCTTCGGCGACGCGTTCGACGTGCCCATGAAGGACCTCATCTCCAACGTGCTGGAGCCCACGGGCATCACCTACGACGAGCTCGTGGAGAAGAAGGCCGTCGACGTGGTGGGCAAGGACTACATCCCCTACAAGGACGGCGTGTTCTTCACCGCGTCGAAGAAAGCCGAGTTCTGGGTGGGCGCCTGGAAGAAGGAGGGCTTCAACCCCATCTGCAGCTACGCCCGCTCCGAGGAAGACGCGCGCAACGGCGATGAGCTGGCGGCGAAGTACCCGCTATTCAGCGTGCAGCGCAAGACGTACCGCAGCGTGCACTCCACGTTCAACAACCTGGAGTGGATGGACGAGGTGTGCGATCGGAAGCCGGTCGTCCTGCTGAACGAGGCGGACGCCGAGGCGCGCGGCATCGCCGACGGGGACGCGGTGGTCGTGTTCAACGACCGCGGCGAGCATCGCGGCGTGGCCGAGGTGAACGACCGCATCAAGGCCGGCGTGGTGGGCTTGCAGAACGGCTGGTGGGAGCAGCAGGGCGGCTCGTCGAGCTACGTCACCAACGACAAGTGGAAGACGCTCGGCGGCACCCACTGCTGCAACCAGACCCTCGTCGACGTGAAGAAGGAGGCGTAA
- a CDS encoding 4Fe-4S dicluster domain-containing protein, protein MALGFWMNNKNCYGCKTCSIACKSEKQLDQGVLLRHVTEIKQDDPRALSFLSLSCNHCDEPACVANCPVQAYTKLENGIVQQNHDLCIGCKTCIEACPYHAPCYDEQESKTYKCDMCTDRQERGELPACVAACPGMNLAVGEMADLEKAHQADIVSDDAVETKPNFVITVDPALSAEPDDTAVEARAAELAASKTAKKA, encoded by the coding sequence ATGGCGCTCGGATTCTGGATGAACAACAAGAACTGCTACGGATGCAAGACATGCTCCATCGCCTGCAAGAGCGAGAAGCAGCTTGACCAGGGCGTGCTGCTGCGCCATGTCACGGAGATCAAGCAGGACGACCCGCGGGCGCTGTCGTTTTTGTCCCTGTCGTGCAACCACTGCGACGAGCCCGCGTGCGTGGCGAACTGCCCCGTGCAGGCCTACACGAAGCTGGAGAACGGCATCGTGCAGCAGAACCACGACCTGTGCATCGGCTGCAAGACGTGCATCGAGGCGTGCCCGTACCATGCGCCGTGCTACGACGAGCAGGAGAGCAAGACGTACAAGTGCGACATGTGCACGGACCGGCAGGAGCGCGGCGAGCTGCCCGCCTGCGTGGCGGCGTGCCCCGGCATGAACCTCGCGGTGGGCGAGATGGCCGACCTCGAGAAAGCGCACCAGGCCGACATCGTGTCGGACGACGCGGTGGAGACGAAGCCGAACTTCGTGATCACCGTCGATCCGGCGCTTTCCGCCGAGCCCGACGACACCGCCGTGGAGGCGCGCGCCGCCGAGCTGGCCGCGTCCAAGACCGCGAAGAAGGCGTAA